One genomic segment of Drosophila melanogaster chromosome 3R includes these proteins:
- the btsz gene encoding bitesize, isoform E, producing MKQVTRLIGPRRMASSKPKEAPSYNAFASASTSSKKSQPASTAPAPLARVHNYGRVKSQPAGSSLPSSSAGKIQYAALNRMRKKRSEDEGKKLKRKSKWRQLFGQCWWKKRRRQRSYQDYWSSSREKSKKSHFFCYCCRRRTNGYGYDSEEEDDDIDAKVASYIVEMKQREAAANGQSEILVEETPNPVPQEQVKQLPTQLRSPPIVKRRAWTWDDSLRSNSDRFLETLEDDLPVSSEEVVAAASGGRTSLILHRRTPLHVTFVENEEEQSEREDRQKQERVTVQEEAKVAAEELSRSPVIGQRQADGSGSPIQSRASSETWPTQSDEDIDRLVAMHQNRSSLSSLGVRSESMASVYSGAGEGRYGTVVVKGQVEFAMQYNYKLSALEVHVVRCKDLAAVDAKRNRSDPYVKVYLLPDKSKAGKRKTKVKKHTLNPIFDETMRFHTPISSLESRTLWLTVWHSDMFGRNDFLGEVSVNLQGRLFDNPQSQWYLLQERSEPFDEVATYRGDIVVGLKYIPPENIKSSFFSRGSSITGSSSNLRKFGGSIKSVASKSERTSKGGQLHVLVKEAKHLSPIKANGTCDAFCKSYLLPDRTRSSKQKTPVVKRTLHPSWNYTFVYEDVSLEELSERALELTVWDHDRLASNEFVGGIRFSLGTGRSYGRQVEWMDATGKELSLWQNMLDRPNFWVEGSLVLRSSLDGIRANLP from the exons ATGAAGCAAGTGACTCGTTTAATTGGCCCGCGGCGAATGGCAAGCTCGAAGCCAAAAGAAGCCCCCAGCTATAATGCATTCGCCTCTGCCTCCACCTCCTCCAAGAAATCCCAGCCAGCTTCGACTGCACCCGCTCCACTGGCTCGAGTGCACAACTATGGCAGAGTAAAGTCCCAGCCAGCCGGCTCATCGCTGCCCTCCAGTTCGGCTGGGAAAATCCAATATGCAGCTTTAAATCGAATGAGAAAAAAGCGGTCTGAGGATGAAGGCAAGAAACTGAAGCGCAAGTCCAAGTGGCgtcaactttttggccaatgTTGGTGGAAGAAGAGACGACGCCAAAGGAGCTATCAGGATTATTGGAGCAGTTCGAGGGAAAAGTCAAAGAAAAGTCATTTTTTCTGTTATTGCTGCCGAAGGCGAACCAATGGATATGGTTACGATTCAGAGGAGGAAGATGACGACATCGATGCCAAGGTGGCTTCCTACATAGTGGAGATGAAACAACGCGAGGCGGCGGCCAACGGCCAAAGTGAGATTTTAGTTGAAGAGACACCGAATCCTGTGCCCCAGGAGCAAGTGAAGCAACTACCCACGCAGCTGAGATCTCCGCCCATAGTTAAGCGACGAGCTTGGACCTGGGACGACAGTTTGAGGTCTAACTCGGACCGGTTTCTGGAGACCCTAGAAGATGATTTGCCGGTATCGTCAGAGGAAGTGGTTGCAGCTGCTTCTGGGGGCAGGACTTCATTAATTCTGCACCGTCGCACGCCACTGCATGTGACCTTCGTGGAAAACGAGGAGGAGCAATCTGAGCGGGAAGATCGTCAAAAGCAGGAACGGGTGACGGTGCAAG AGGAAGCCAAAGTGGCCGCTGAGGAACTGTCACGATCGCCGGTAATTGGACAACGGCAGGCAGATGGATCGGGCAGTCCCATTCAGTCGCGTGCCTCCAGCGAAACGTGGCCCACTCAGTCGGATGAGGACATCGATCGCCTGGTGGCCATGCATCAGAACCGCAGCAGTCTCAGCTCGCTGGGG GTTCGATCCGAATCTATGGCCAGCGTTTATTCGGGCGCCGGAGAAGGTCGCTATGGCACCGTGGTGGTCAAGGGTCAAGTAGAGTTCGCCATGCAGTACAACTATAAGCTGAGTGCTTTGGAAGTGCACGTGGTTCGCTGCAAGGACTTGGCTGCCGTCGATGCCAAACGCAATCGCAGTGATCCCTACGTTAAG GTGTATCTACTGCCCGACAAATCGAAGGCTGGCAAGCGCAAAACCAAAGTCAAGAAGCACACGCTGAATCCCATCTTCGACGAGACGATGCGCTTCCACACACCCATTTCCAGCTTGGAATCACGAACATTGTGGCTCACCGTCTGGCACTCGGATATGTTTGGGCGTAACGACTTCCTGGGCGAAGTCAGTGTCAATTTACAGGGGCGGCTCTTCGACAATCCCCAGTCGCAGTGGTACCTTCTCCAAGAACGC AGCGAACCCTTCGACGAGGTGGCTACCTACCGAGGTGACATCGTAGTGGGTCTGAAGTACATTCCCCCAGAGAACATCAAATCCTCGTTCTTTTCGCGCGGCTCCTCAATAACAGGCAGCTCCTCGAACTTGCGCAAATTTGGAGGCAGCATTAAGTCGGTGGCCTCCAAATCAGAACGCACTTCAAAAGGCGGCCAGCTGCATGTGCTGGTCAAGGAGGCCAAGCATCTGAGTCCTATAAAGGCGAACGGCACCTGCGACGCCTTCTGCAAGAG TTATTTGTTGCCCGATCGGACGAGGAGCTCCAAGCAAAAGACGCCGGTGGTGAAGCGCACCCTGCATCCCAGCTGGAACTACACATTTGTTTACGAGGACGTCTCCCTGGAGGAATTGTCAGAACGCGCCTTGGAGCTAACCGTCTGGGATCACGATCGTTTGGCCAGCAATGAGTTTGTTGGCGGCATACGATTCTCGTTGGGAACCG GTCGCAGCTATGGCCGGCAGGTGGAATGGATGGATGCCACTGGAAAGGAGCTCTCCCTGTGGCAGAACATGTTGGATCGTCCGAACTTCTGGGTTGAGGGCAGCTTGGTTCTGCGTTCCAGTTTGGATGGCATTCGAGCCAATTTGCCATAG
- the btsz gene encoding bitesize, isoform F, whose protein sequence is MKQVTRLIGPRRMASSKPKEAPSYNAFASASTSSKKSQPASTAPAPLARVHNYGRVKSQPAGSSLPSSSAGKIQYAALNRMRKKRSEDEGKKLKRKSKWRQLFGQCWWKKRRRQRSYQDYWSSSREKSKKSHFFCYCCRRRTNGYGYDSEEEDDDIDAKVASYIVEMKQREAAANGQKEAKVAAEELSRSPVIGQRQADGSGSPIQSRASSETWPTQSDEDIDRLVAMHQNRSSLSSLGVRSESMASVYSGAGEGRYGTVVVKGQVEFAMQYNYKLSALEVHVVRCKDLAAVDAKRNRSDPYVKVYLLPDKSKAGKRKTKVKKHTLNPIFDETMRFHTPISSLESRTLWLTVWHSDMFGRNDFLGEVSVNLQGRLFDNPQSQWYLLQERSEPFDEVATYRGDIVVGLKYIPPENIKSSFFSRGSSITGSSSNLRKFGGSIKSVASKSERTSKGGQLHVLVKEAKHLSPIKANGTCDAFCKSYLLPDRTRSSKQKTPVVKRTLHPSWNYTFVYEDVSLEELSERALELTVWDHDRLASNEFVGGIRFSLGTGRSYGRQVEWMDATGKELSLWQNMLDRPNFWVEGSLVLRSSLDGIRANLP, encoded by the exons ATGAAGCAAGTGACTCGTTTAATTGGCCCGCGGCGAATGGCAAGCTCGAAGCCAAAAGAAGCCCCCAGCTATAATGCATTCGCCTCTGCCTCCACCTCCTCCAAGAAATCCCAGCCAGCTTCGACTGCACCCGCTCCACTGGCTCGAGTGCACAACTATGGCAGAGTAAAGTCCCAGCCAGCCGGCTCATCGCTGCCCTCCAGTTCGGCTGGGAAAATCCAATATGCAGCTTTAAATCGAATGAGAAAAAAGCGGTCTGAGGATGAAGGCAAGAAACTGAAGCGCAAGTCCAAGTGGCgtcaactttttggccaatgTTGGTGGAAGAAGAGACGACGCCAAAGGAGCTATCAGGATTATTGGAGCAGTTCGAGGGAAAAGTCAAAGAAAAGTCATTTTTTCTGTTATTGCTGCCGAAGGCGAACCAATGGATATGGTTACGATTCAGAGGAGGAAGATGACGACATCGATGCCAAGGTGGCTTCCTACATAGTGGAGATGAAACAACGCGAGGCGGCGGCCAACGGCCAAA AGGAAGCCAAAGTGGCCGCTGAGGAACTGTCACGATCGCCGGTAATTGGACAACGGCAGGCAGATGGATCGGGCAGTCCCATTCAGTCGCGTGCCTCCAGCGAAACGTGGCCCACTCAGTCGGATGAGGACATCGATCGCCTGGTGGCCATGCATCAGAACCGCAGCAGTCTCAGCTCGCTGGGG GTTCGATCCGAATCTATGGCCAGCGTTTATTCGGGCGCCGGAGAAGGTCGCTATGGCACCGTGGTGGTCAAGGGTCAAGTAGAGTTCGCCATGCAGTACAACTATAAGCTGAGTGCTTTGGAAGTGCACGTGGTTCGCTGCAAGGACTTGGCTGCCGTCGATGCCAAACGCAATCGCAGTGATCCCTACGTTAAG GTGTATCTACTGCCCGACAAATCGAAGGCTGGCAAGCGCAAAACCAAAGTCAAGAAGCACACGCTGAATCCCATCTTCGACGAGACGATGCGCTTCCACACACCCATTTCCAGCTTGGAATCACGAACATTGTGGCTCACCGTCTGGCACTCGGATATGTTTGGGCGTAACGACTTCCTGGGCGAAGTCAGTGTCAATTTACAGGGGCGGCTCTTCGACAATCCCCAGTCGCAGTGGTACCTTCTCCAAGAACGC AGCGAACCCTTCGACGAGGTGGCTACCTACCGAGGTGACATCGTAGTGGGTCTGAAGTACATTCCCCCAGAGAACATCAAATCCTCGTTCTTTTCGCGCGGCTCCTCAATAACAGGCAGCTCCTCGAACTTGCGCAAATTTGGAGGCAGCATTAAGTCGGTGGCCTCCAAATCAGAACGCACTTCAAAAGGCGGCCAGCTGCATGTGCTGGTCAAGGAGGCCAAGCATCTGAGTCCTATAAAGGCGAACGGCACCTGCGACGCCTTCTGCAAGAG TTATTTGTTGCCCGATCGGACGAGGAGCTCCAAGCAAAAGACGCCGGTGGTGAAGCGCACCCTGCATCCCAGCTGGAACTACACATTTGTTTACGAGGACGTCTCCCTGGAGGAATTGTCAGAACGCGCCTTGGAGCTAACCGTCTGGGATCACGATCGTTTGGCCAGCAATGAGTTTGTTGGCGGCATACGATTCTCGTTGGGAACCG GTCGCAGCTATGGCCGGCAGGTGGAATGGATGGATGCCACTGGAAAGGAGCTCTCCCTGTGGCAGAACATGTTGGATCGTCCGAACTTCTGGGTTGAGGGCAGCTTGGTTCTGCGTTCCAGTTTGGATGGCATTCGAGCCAATTTGCCATAG